One Brevibacillus choshinensis genomic window carries:
- a CDS encoding DUF3870 domain-containing protein gives MADHAGQNTVLTAGFAQIPKGTTLYEVSTMVGCVLIIDADRDVICDASFSFVMDKTSEFLVSLLLGKSVKDGCMQEITPAVQERFLAPGQGAVLQAIRAAVERYHEKKW, from the coding sequence ATGGCAGACCATGCTGGCCAAAATACGGTTCTGACGGCGGGCTTCGCGCAAATCCCGAAAGGAACCACACTGTACGAGGTATCCACGATGGTTGGATGTGTGCTGATTATTGACGCGGATCGCGATGTGATATGCGATGCTAGCTTTTCATTCGTCATGGATAAGACGAGCGAATTTCTCGTTAGTCTGCTTCTGGGGAAATCGGTGAAAGACGGTTGTATGCAGGAGATAACGCCAGCCGTGCAAGAGCGTTTTCTGGCTCCAGGTCAGGGTGCCGTACTGCAGGCGATCCGTGCTGCCGTCGAGCGATATCACGAGAAAAAATGGTAA
- a CDS encoding PAS domain-containing sensor histidine kinase: MKDLLDSGIRSGLFYRSFFDQLGQAAFLLDRYGTVFTGNRACEQLLGFAPEDWAGTPFWLLAVTEEREMVKLQTQFAIEGNAKPFCTSLAHKDDYSVPVHIAFDTFFTDGAAVGYYAIVQQIGTNGKDSSGSEPCKSADLSSEGVFIYRAGKLHYANQVGVKLAGATHLNWLLQVPFLSLFHPHDLPMIEDMLLRVENGETVGPLEVELIRLDGKLLDAKISATNAVISGKPSCYVLIRDISERKRAQEFLQNSEKLALVGQLAAGIAHEIRNPLTSLKGFVQLMQKDGMRKPEYFSIMSSELARIELIVNELLVLAKPHAAAFEARNLSTLISHVVTLLETEAILRKVMIRVVFETEMPMIRCDENHLKQAFINFLKNGIEAMQGSGEIVIRLRCEDSRVIVRFEDNGMGIAPEQLTRLGEAFFTTKESGTGLGLLVSRRIIENHGGTLRLMSAPGQGTTVEVSLPVHG; encoded by the coding sequence ATGAAAGACTTGTTGGATAGCGGCATCAGGAGCGGTCTTTTCTATCGCTCCTTCTTTGACCAACTGGGCCAAGCTGCTTTTCTGCTAGATCGCTACGGTACGGTATTTACGGGAAATCGCGCGTGCGAGCAGCTGCTTGGCTTTGCGCCCGAGGACTGGGCAGGAACTCCCTTTTGGCTATTGGCTGTCACGGAAGAGCGTGAAATGGTGAAATTGCAGACGCAGTTCGCCATTGAGGGGAATGCCAAGCCGTTCTGCACCTCTCTCGCGCATAAGGATGACTACTCGGTGCCGGTACATATTGCGTTTGATACCTTTTTCACAGATGGGGCAGCGGTCGGCTATTACGCGATCGTCCAACAGATCGGCACGAATGGAAAGGATAGCAGTGGCAGCGAACCGTGCAAGTCAGCCGACTTGTCTTCAGAGGGAGTCTTTATTTACCGTGCAGGCAAACTGCATTACGCCAATCAGGTCGGGGTCAAGCTCGCAGGGGCCACTCATTTGAACTGGCTGCTGCAGGTTCCTTTTTTGTCGCTGTTTCACCCGCATGACCTGCCAATGATCGAGGACATGCTGCTTCGGGTCGAAAACGGAGAGACAGTCGGCCCACTCGAGGTGGAGCTCATCCGGTTGGACGGGAAACTCTTGGATGCGAAGATAAGCGCCACGAACGCCGTGATTTCCGGAAAGCCTTCTTGCTACGTGCTGATACGTGATATAAGCGAACGAAAAAGGGCGCAGGAATTTTTGCAAAACTCGGAAAAACTGGCGCTGGTCGGTCAGCTGGCCGCCGGTATTGCACATGAAATACGAAATCCTCTGACATCGTTAAAAGGATTCGTCCAGTTAATGCAGAAAGATGGTATGCGTAAGCCTGAGTATTTTTCCATCATGAGCTCTGAGCTGGCCCGCATTGAATTGATTGTGAACGAATTGTTGGTTTTGGCAAAGCCGCATGCCGCAGCTTTTGAGGCGCGCAACTTGTCTACCTTGATCAGCCACGTGGTGACCTTGCTGGAGACGGAAGCGATTTTGCGAAAAGTAATGATTAGGGTCGTCTTTGAAACGGAAATGCCCATGATACGTTGTGACGAAAATCATCTGAAGCAAGCCTTTATCAATTTTCTCAAGAATGGCATTGAAGCCATGCAGGGCAGTGGCGAGATCGTGATTCGGCTGCGCTGTGAAGACAGTCGGGTCATCGTCCGCTTTGAAGATAATGGCATGGGGATCGCTCCTGAGCAATTGACGAGATTGGGAGAAGCTTTTTTTACCACAAAAGAATCTGGGACGGGCCTGGGCCTACTGGTAAGTCGCAGAATCATAGAAAACCACGGGGGGACACTGCGATTGATGAGTGCGCCCGGACAAGGCACGACGGTTGAGGTGTCTTTGCCAGTTCACGGGTAG